The DNA sequence AATCATTGTCTTCTGAGAGTGCTTATATTAAAGATGGAAAATTAGAGATTAGAATTATTAATAAAGTGGATGATTTATCTGAGCAGGAAAAGTTATTTAATGAAGTATTAGGTAGTTAGTGTGATGAAAGTTTACAATTATTATACATCACCTTATTTTAGGGAGGAAAATTGGAAATGGTAATAATTTTACTGGGGATAATCATGTACTTTATTGGTCTAATTTGTAAATGTTTACATGATGATTATAAGCAATATCCTAATATACACGCAGGCTATAAAATTGGGTCTGCTATGAAGGATAAAGAAACATGGGAAGAGGCAAATAGTTATATTTATAAGGCTTGTATAATATCTTTAATATTTTCTATTAGCTTTATTGGATTAACTAATTTATTGGATTTGAAAATTTCAAAAGTAGTTTATTATATAGTAGAAGTATTAATTTTAGTTGGACCTATAATTTTAACTGAAATTCATTTACGTAAATTTAATAAATCTAGAAGTGAAAATAATTAGTCATTAAAAATATTAATAGTATATAAATTAAAGTATAATAAAAACTATAAGTTTTAAATATAAAAGTGGTATATAATTTGAGAATATGAGGGGGGATATAAATGAGGTTTAAGATAATAGGGAGTGGAGGATGTGTTGCATTACCCAAGCCCTTGTGCTCGTGTAGTATTTGTGAAGAAGCAAGAATTAAAGGGGCACCTTTTTCAAGGTATGGATGTAGCATATTTTTAGAAGATATAAGCCTATTAGTTGATACACCTGAAGATATTGTACATGCAATTAACCATTCAAATATTAAAAACATTGATAATGTATTGTTTAGTCACGTTGACCCAGACCATACGCTTGGAATGAGAGTTTTTGAGCAACTTAGGTTAAATTGGCTTGAGGTCTCAGAGGGGAAAGAATGCAATAACCCTATAAATGTATATGCAATGGAGTCTGTAATGTTTGACATGAACTCTATTAAGTTCAAATTTGGAGCATATTTGGATTACTATGAAAATACAAGAAATTTAATTAAGAGAGAAACTATTGATAAATCTATATTTATAGATAGGATAAAGATAAGTTGTATAAAAGTGAATCATGCAACTATATTTGTTTTTGAAGAAAATAATAAAAAAGTAATATATGCTCCTTGTGATGTAAAACCACTTCCTAATGATGATATATTTAATAATGCTGATGTATTGATAATTGGAAGTACTATTGTAGGCGATGTTCTTAAAGATGGTTTTGTATTAAAAGATGATAATTCACTTAGAAATGATTTCTTTACTATGGATGAAATTGAATACATAAAAAGAAAATATAATATATCAAAAGTTATAATTACTCATCTTGAAGAAGATTGGGGAAAATCATATAATGATTACTTAAAATTAGAATGTCAATATAATGAAATACAGTTTGCCTATGACGGTATGGAAATAGATGTTAAATAACTAAGCAATTAAAAATAAATATAAAATAC is a window from the Paraclostridium sordellii genome containing:
- a CDS encoding SdpI family protein — encoded protein: MVIILLGIIMYFIGLICKCLHDDYKQYPNIHAGYKIGSAMKDKETWEEANSYIYKACIISLIFSISFIGLTNLLDLKISKVVYYIVEVLILVGPIILTEIHLRKFNKSRSENN
- a CDS encoding MBL fold metallo-hydrolase, whose amino-acid sequence is MRFKIIGSGGCVALPKPLCSCSICEEARIKGAPFSRYGCSIFLEDISLLVDTPEDIVHAINHSNIKNIDNVLFSHVDPDHTLGMRVFEQLRLNWLEVSEGKECNNPINVYAMESVMFDMNSIKFKFGAYLDYYENTRNLIKRETIDKSIFIDRIKISCIKVNHATIFVFEENNKKVIYAPCDVKPLPNDDIFNNADVLIIGSTIVGDVLKDGFVLKDDNSLRNDFFTMDEIEYIKRKYNISKVIITHLEEDWGKSYNDYLKLECQYNEIQFAYDGMEIDVK